Proteins from a genomic interval of Daphnia pulex isolate KAP4 chromosome 4, ASM2113471v1:
- the LOC124192543 gene encoding mRNA-capping enzyme-like yields MSRKRNLDNGPGPIPQRWLHCPRKAISAVGGKFLAFKTPLDARYDSQVDDEYTFHPEMVFSSAKNMLKLKIGLWIDLTNTSRYYDKNVVEQKSCKYVKLECKGHSETPNPETVDLFIKICTEFISKNPSQIIGVHCTHGFNRTGFLIVSYLVKAMKWSVKDVVNEFSIARPPGIYKEDYTRQLFTLYGDIDDTPPAPALPMWHCEADDDTHIKEKTEAVDDSEDDDQAGGSTGAKKKKPRREVAQDKAKFMEGIPNVKPTDMDITTKVQSRIKSLTGFTSSGFPGCQPVSMDKKNIKLLENPYMVSCKADGTRYMLYIMGQGQVYFIDRDNAVFQIEGVSFFSSHIDKHHLVNTLVDGEMVIDKANGMRHPLFQEHFTIRYRTILEEIIEPRVVAMKSGRIIREREPIGIEQKEFLPVAATFTLLGEKFMTQLQHEADGLVFQPIQESYTPGQCPSVLKWKPPSHNYVDFRLKIVTDNRRGMLREKIGNLYVGGKKDPFAIMKATKEMVPLDNKIIECRYEKMNNGGEGKWVFMRERKDKSFPNSYHTATAVCRSIIEPVTKEILEDFVSLILLNRRSPPQRRPQ; encoded by the exons ATGAGCCGGAAAAGGAATCTTGACAACGGGCCAGGCCCAATTCCTCAACGTTGGCTACACTGTCCTCGAAAAGCCATTTCTGCAGTGGGAGGCAAATTTTTAGCATTTAAAACGCCACTGGATGCAAGATACGATAGTCAAGTTGACGATGAATATACTTTTCACCCTGAAATGGTATTTTCATCAGCCAAAAATATGCTGAAGTTGAAAATTGGCCTTTGGATCGATCTTACTAATACCAGCCGGTACTACGACAAGAATGTAGTAGAACAAAAGTCATGCAAGTACGTGAAACTCGAATGCAAAGGACACAGTGAAACTCCCAACCCTGAAACTGTGGACCTCTTCATCAAAATTTGCACGGAATTCATTTCAAAGAATCCGTCACAAATAATTGGAGTACACTGCACCCATGGCTTCAACCGAACTGGCTTTCTCATTGTTTCATACTTGGTAAAGGCCATGAAATGGTCAGTAAAAGATGTGGTCAATGAATTTTCTATAGCAAG ACCCCCTGGAATCTACAAGGAGGACTATACACGACAACTATTCACTCTCTATGGTGACATAGATGACACCCCACCTGCTCCTGCCTTGCCAATGTGGCATTGTGAGGCTGATGATGATACccacatcaaagaaaaaacagaagctGTTGATg ACAGCGAAGATGATGACCAAGCCGGCGGCAGTACGGgagccaagaagaaaaaaccacgCCGAGAAGTGGCACAAGACAAAGCCAAATTCATGGAAGGGATACCCAACGTGAAGCCTACTGATATGGATATTACAACCAAAGTCCAATCAAGGATCAAAAGTCTCACGGGCTTCACATCATCTGGATTCCCCGGCTGTCAGCCGGTTTCCATGgacaagaaaaacattaaacTATTGGAAAATCCATACATGGTGTCATGTAAAGCTGACGGCACCAG GTATATGTTGTATATCATGGGACAAGGACAGGTCTACTTTATAGACAGAGACAACGCAGTGTTTCAGATCGAAGGTGTGTCGTTCTTCTCTTCGCACATTGACAAGCATCATTTGGTTAACACCTTAGTAGACGGTGAGATGGTCATTGATAAGGCAAACGGGATGCGCCATCCGC TTTTTCAAGAACATTTTACGATCCGCTATCGTACGATCTTG GAAGAAATAATTGAGCCGCGAGTGGTTGCCATGAAATCGGGACGGATTATCCGAGAACGTGAGCCGATCGGCATTGAACAGAAAGAATTCTTGCCCGTGGCAGCTACTTTCACTCTTTTAGGAGAGAAGTTTATGACACAACTTCAGCATGAAGCTGATGGTCTCGTTTTCCAACCAATACAAGAG AGCTATACACCAGGTCAGTGCCCTTCCGTCTTGAAGTGGAAACCACCTTCTCACAATTATGTTGATTTTCGACTAAAAATTGTTACCGATAACCGTCGTGG cATGTTGAGAGAAAAGATAGGTAATTTGTATGTCGGTGGGAAGAAAGACCCCTTTGCGATAATGAAAGCTACCAAGGAGATGGTCCCCCTtgacaataaaattattgaatgtcgatatgaaaaaatgaacaacggCGGCGAAGGCAAATGGGTCTTTatgagggaaagaaaagacaaaagctTCCCCAACAGTTACCATACTGCTACAG cTGTCTGTAGAAGTATCATTGAACCGGTGACCAAGGAGATACTAGAGGACTTTGTATCTCTTATTCTTCTTAATCGGAGGTCTCCGCCTCAGCGAAGACCGCAGTAG
- the LOC124192045 gene encoding chromatin assembly factor 1 subunit A-like, which produces MRGKRNLDNGPGPIPQRWLHCPRKAKSAVGGKFLAFQTPLDARDDSQVDDEYNVHPEMVFSSAKNLLKLKIGLWIDLTNTSRYYDKNVVEENACKYVKLECKGHSETPNPETVDLFIKICTEFISQNPSQIIGVHCTHGFNRTGFLIVSYLVQALDWSVGAAVKEFSKARPPGILKQEYIRELFTLYGDMDEAAPAPAFPMWHCKADDDTLIKEKTEAVDGVTIAKTSTFNLLVDYPSSDESDASMDDSGKTRPDETSTPRKGVKGKKKPALSQEERLSQVFTNFFTQKKTTPAKSDDQPSCHNSLTCILAFPPFQIKENMKLAPTVRTEFDTLRKENFEQILQKSKPTTELNPRQYIENRGRSCGATWPLDKDNENNDVEVIGEDEAEAPTIVHAVSRRMRPKLLKFYENRRPAYWGTWRKSSNTVGPRRPFGKEVIFDYDVDSDDEWESVEPGESLTDSEGEGEEKEPADEYEVNEFLVPHGYLSDEEGEKDEDERALSPSAAKIKLKLKEEQFEREMKKETFDIKPSLIGCCWSDDLNPNPQHLKVLERNAAVVLSSTLPIELKSEYGEPDENINKKTTKRFVNEKDIPDLIRVLHGSLFGKSTIVQEFQLHLERNRDGENQKGPSKAQILAKIAQIASYSRCTEAGAMNGRKCWLVQPNFLEHYNLAELSVINAWEFATETKKRGSKADESKDPARVAH; this is translated from the exons ATGAGAGGGAAAAGGAATCTTGACAACGGGCCAGGTCCAATTCCTCAACGGTGGCTGCACTGTCCTCGAAAGGCCAAAT CTGCAGTGGGAGGCAAATTTTTAGCATTTCAAACGCCACTGGATGCAAGAGACGATAGTCAAGTTGACGATGAATATAATGTTCACCCTGAAATGGTATTTTCATCAGCCAAAAATTTGCTGAAGTTGAAAATTGGCCTTTGGATCGATCTTACTAATACCAGCCGGTACTACGACAAGAATGTAGTAGAAGAAAATGCATGCAAGTACGTGAAACTCGAATGCAAAGGACACAGTGAAACTCCCAACCCTGAAACTGTGGACCTCTTCATCAAAATTTGCACGGAATTCATTTCACAGAATCCGTCACAAATAATTGGAGTCCACTGCACCCATGGCTTCAACCGAACCGGCTTTCTCATTGTTTCATACTTGGTACAGGCCTTGGACTGGTCAGTAGGAGCTGCAGTCAAGGAATTTTCTAAAGCAAG ACCGCCGGGAATTTTAAAGCAAGAATATATTAGAGAACTTTTCACTCTTTATGGTGACATGGATGAGGCCGCACCTGCCCCTGCCTTCCCAATGTGGCATTGTAAGGCTGATGATGATACCctcatcaaagaaaaaacagaagctGTTGATG GAGTCACCATTGCTAAGACTTCAACATTTAATTTACTAGTTGATTATCCTTCATCTGACGAATCAGATGCTTCAATGGATGATTCAGGAAAGACTCGGCCAGATGAAACATCCACTCCTAGGAAAGGAGTGAAAGGCAAGAAAAAGCCTGCATTATCCCAAGAAGAAAGACTCTCTCAAgtgtttacaaattttttcactcaaaagaaaacaaccccGGCCAAGAGTGATGACCAACCTTCATGTCACAATTCATTAACCTGTATCTTAGCGTTCCCACCTTTCCAG ataaaagaaaacatgaaattaGCCCCTACTGTTCGAACGGAATTTGATACACTCAGAAAGGAAAATTTTGAGCAAATCCTGCAAAAGTCGAAACCTACAACTGAATTAAATCCTCGCCAGTACATAGAAAATAGAGGAAGAAGCTGTGGTGCTACTTGGCCGCTTGATAAGGATAATGAGAATAATGATGTGGAAGTGATTG GCGAGGACGAAGCGGAAGCCCCCACGATCGTCCATGCTGTCTCTCGAAGAATGCGGCCCAAGTTATTGAAGTTTTATGAAAATCGTCGTCCTGCTTATTGGGGAACCTGGAGAAAATCGAGTAATACAGTGGGTCCAAGACGTCCTTTCGGCAAAGAG GTCATATTCGATTACGATGTCGATTCTGATGATGAATGGGAGTCTGTTGAACCGGGCGAATCTTTGACCGATTCCGAAGGTGAAggcgaagaaaaagagccagcCGACGAATATGAG GTCAATGAATTCCTTGTACCCCATGGATACTTGAGCGacgaagaaggagagaaggaCGAGGACGAGAGAGCTCTATCCCCGTCTGCAGCCAAAATTAAACTCAAGTTAAAGGAAGAGCAatttgagagagaaatgaagaagGAGACGTTTGATATCAAACCCAGCTTGATCGGTTGTTGCTGGTCGGATGACCTTAACCCTAATCCGCAGCATCTCAAAGTTCTTGAGCGCAACGCAGCGGTTGTATTGTCTTCAACACTGCCAATAGAACTAAAAAGTGAATATGGGGAGCCGGATGAAAAcatcaacaagaaaacaactAAACGCTTCGTTAATGAAAAAGACATACCTGACCTTATTCGCGTACTTCATGGAAGCTTATTCGGTAAATCCACGATTGTTCAAGAGTTTCAGTTGCATTTGGAACGCAATAGAGACGGAGAAAACCAGAAAG GTCCGTCCAAAGCACAAATATTGGCCAAAATTGCTCAAATTGCGTCGTATAGCAGATGTACAGAAGCCGGAGCAATGAacggaagaaaatgttggctCGTGCAACCAAATTTTCTTGAGCATTACAATCTTGCTGAATTATCGGTGATTAATGCTTGGGAATTCGCTACCGAGACGAAAAAGCGAGGAAGTAAGGCCGACGAATCTAAAGATCCCGCGCGTGTCGCCCATTAA